From Candidatus Methylomirabilota bacterium, a single genomic window includes:
- a CDS encoding NIPSNAP family protein — protein MVHELRTYTLMPGKQGEYVRLAAEVGRKARGDKYGKLEGYWTSEFGTLNQAVHLWSYPDLNERERLRAELQKNEDWTKNYVAQSRPMLVAQENRILSPQLPLRPPSGDGHLYELRWYRTQPGKAPEWISHIKAVMPVREKYSPNVGLWMTEMGSLNEVVHLWAYRDLNERAAVRAKVTQDPQWQGFLAKGYPLLLEMKSIILVPAPHSPMK, from the coding sequence ATGGTTCACGAGCTCCGCACGTACACGCTGATGCCGGGCAAGCAAGGCGAATACGTCAGGCTGGCCGCCGAGGTCGGGCGAAAGGCGCGCGGCGACAAGTACGGCAAGCTCGAAGGGTACTGGACGTCGGAGTTCGGCACCCTGAACCAGGCGGTCCACCTCTGGAGCTACCCCGACCTCAACGAGCGCGAGCGCCTGCGCGCGGAGCTGCAGAAGAACGAAGACTGGACCAAGAACTACGTCGCGCAGAGCCGGCCCATGCTGGTTGCCCAGGAGAACCGGATCCTGTCGCCTCAGCTCCCGCTCAGGCCGCCGAGCGGGGACGGTCACCTCTATGAGCTGCGATGGTACCGGACCCAGCCGGGCAAGGCGCCGGAGTGGATCTCCCACATCAAGGCGGTCATGCCCGTCCGCGAGAAGTACTCCCCGAACGTGGGGCTGTGGATGACGGAGATGGGGTCGCTGAACGAAGTCGTCCATCTGTGGGCGTACCGAGACCTGAACGAGCGGGCCGCGGTGCGGGCCAAGGTCACCCAGGACCCGCAGTGGCAAGGCTTCCTGGCCAAGGGCTACCCGCTGCTGCTGGAGATGAAGTCCATCATCCTGGTTCCGGCGCCCCACTCGCCGATGAAGTGA